A genomic stretch from Heptranchias perlo isolate sHepPer1 chromosome 28, sHepPer1.hap1, whole genome shotgun sequence includes:
- the nsun5 gene encoding probable 28S rRNA (cytosine-C(5))-methyltransferase isoform X1: MALYVKAAAILEQVEQKRGSVKTLVYNSGHQNIKQLFALVCETLKYTPVLKELISTTNLLKEEKKLQINVAKVLVYDLLFGKGLKCGGSWKALIMKHRSQLKSALARLKVKRKVSRNEDLIETKVSSTKGCQLPRYVRVNLLKNNMEDVIDYFKREDYTYLGRATSVDDLRHLTRKQFICDHHLPELLVFHPKTDLHEHFLYTAGHIILQDKASCLPAYLLNPPGGSHVIDACAAPGNKTSHLAAILCNKGKLFAFDLDTKRLATMGTLLLRAGVTCHELANQDFLLVDASNPKYHDVKHILLDPSCSGSGIVNRLNQLTDDESSSSTQRLQALASFQRKALNHALSFPSVERVIYSTCSVHREENEDVVEEILQQHGNQISLVNLMPSWPYRGLDSFPEGPRCIRATPNDTLTNGFFVAMFEKQSGEKETEQNRERSAKGVMSLPAFGLAPVNISEGKPEAASPARTRKKKQRKVKKQKV, translated from the exons AACATTAAGCAGCTTTTTGCACTGGTGTGCGaaacactgaaatacactcctGTGTTGAAGGAACTCATTAGCACGACGAAcctgctgaaggaggagaagaagttgcAGATCAATGTCGCCAAG GTACTGGTGTACGACCTCCTCTTTGGGAAGGGCCTGAAGTGTGGCGGGAGTTGGAAAGCACTGATCATGAAACATCGTTCTCAGTTAAAATCAGCACTCGCCAGACTGAAGGTGAAAAGGAAAGTCAGTCGCAATGAGGACCTTATAGAAACAAAAGTTTCCAGCACGAAAG GTTGCCAGCTGCCTCGCTATGTCCGTGTAAATCTGCTGAAAAACAACATGGAGGATGTGATTGACTACTTCAAACGTGAGGATTACACTTACCTGGGCCGGGCCACCAG TGTAGATGATCTGAGGCATCTCACTCGTAAACAGTTCATCTGTGACCATCACCTCCCAGAATTACTGGTTTTCCATCCAAAGACTGATCTTCATGAACACTTCCTGTACACAGCAGGGCATATCATTCTGCAGGATAAG GCCAGTTGTCTCCCAGCGTATCTCTTGAACCCTCCAGGAGGTTCTCACGTGATTGATGCTTGTGCAGCCCCTGGGAACAAGACCAGCCATcttgctgctattctctgtaataaagG GAAACTCTTTGCCTTTGACCTCGACACCAAGCGCTTGGCTACAATGGGCACCCTGCTGTTGAGGGCTGGGGTTACGTGCCATGAACTGGCCAATCAGGACTTCTTACTTGTGGATGCCAGCAACCCCAAGTACCATGATGTAAAACATATTCTACTGGACCCATCGTGCAGTGGCTCTG GAATTGTGAACCGCTTGAATCAGCTCACTGATGATGAGTCGTCGTCGTCCACACAACGTCTACAGGCGTTAGCAAGTTTCCAGCGCAAAGCCCTCAATCATGCACTAAGCTTTCCGAGCGTGGAGCGGGTCATTTACTCAACTTGTTCGGTCCATCGAGAGGAAAATGAGGATGTCGTTGAGGAGATACTGCAGCAACACGGCAACCAGATCAG CCTGGTTAATCTGATGCCCTCATGGCCATATCGTGGTCTGGACTCATTCCCAGAAGGTCCCCGGTGTATCAGGGCCACACCTAATGACACCCTGACAAATGGGTTTTTTGTTGCCATGTTTGAAAAGCAAagtggagagaaggagacagagcaAAACAGAGAGAG ATCTGCTAAAGGGGTGATGTCACTTCCTGCATTTGGCCTCGCTCCTGTGAACATATCAGAAGGAAAGCCCGAAGCTGCTTCACCTGCTCGGACTAGGaagaagaaacagagaaaagtgAAGAAACAGAAAGTTTAA